A portion of the Desmodus rotundus isolate HL8 chromosome 8, HLdesRot8A.1, whole genome shotgun sequence genome contains these proteins:
- the FOXH1 gene encoding forkhead box protein H1: MGPCNNPRLGLPEVETPSQPPKRRKKRYLRHDKPPYTYLAMIALVIQAAPSRRLKLAQIIRQVQAVFPFFRDDYEGWKDSIRHNLSSNPCFRKVPKDPAKPKAKGNFWAVDVSLIPAEALRLQNTALCRRWQSRGTRGAFAKDLGPYVLHGRPYRPPKPSSPPTPQLPPSEGFSIKSLLGVPEKGAPRSSPGRAGSLPSKQEVVPPPPLPSERPRWPLCALPGTMRVEGEPSHRGTSRPLPLSPEPRAWPLHLLQGTPDPGGLSGGGHGASLWGQLPTSYLPTYTPNVVMPLAPLPPTSCPQCPPSTSPAYWGMAPETHGPPGLLWDLDALFQGVPPNKSIYDVWVSHPRELAAPTPGWLLSWYSL; this comes from the exons ATGGGGCCCTGCAATAACCCACGCCTGGGGCTCCCCGAGGTAGAGACGCCCTCCCAGCCCcctaagaggaggaagaagagatacCTGCGGCATGACAAGCCCCCCTACACCTACTTGGCCATGATCGCCCTGGTGATCCAGGCCGCACCTTCCCGCAGGCTGAAGCTGGCCCAG ATCATCCGTCAGGTTCAGGCCGTGTTCCCATTCTTCAGGGACGACTACGAGGGCTGGAAGGACTCCATCCGCCACAACCTCTCCTCCAATCCATGCTTCCGCAAG GTGCCCAAGGATCCTGCGAAACCCAAGGCCAAGGGCAACTTCTGGGCTGTCGACGTGAGCCTGATCCCAGCCGAAGCTCTGCGGCTGCAGAACACGGCCCTGTGCCGGCGCTGGCAGAGCAGGGGCACACGGGGCGCCTTCGCCAAGGACCTGGGCCCCTACGTGCTTCATGGCCGACCCTACCGACCGCCCAAGCCGTCCAGCCCGCCCACTCCCCAGCTGCCACCCAGCGAGGGCTTCAGCATAAAGTCTCTGCTGGGGGTCCCCGAGAAGGGAGCGCCACGGAGCAGCCCAGGTCGGGCAGGTTCCCTTCCAAGTAAGCAGGAAGTGGTGCCCCCGccacccctgccctctgagaGGCCTCGGTGGCCCCTCTGTGCCCTCCCCGGGACCATGAGGGTGGAAGGGGAGCCTTCCCACAGGGGAACAAGCCGGCCCTTGCCCCTCTCCcctgagcccagagcctggcctctCCACTTACTGCAGGGTACCCCCGACCCTGGGGGACTGTCTGGCGGGGGTCATGGGGCCTCACTTTGGGGGCAGCTACCCACCTCCTACTTGCCCACCTACACCCCCAATGTGGTAATGCCCTTGGCCCCACTACCACCTACCTCCTGCCCCCAGTGCCCACCCTCAACCAGCCCAGCCTACTGGGGGATGGCCCCTGAAACGCATGGCCCCCCAGGGCTGCTCTGGGATCTAGATGCCCTCTTCCAGGGGGTGCCACCCAACAAGAGCATCTACGATGTGTGGGTTAGCCACCCCCGGGAACTGGCTGCCCCCACTCCAGGCTGGCTACTCTCCTGGTACAGCCTGTGA